tagatgtcacacttGACCAGCCAGTCCACCAAAACTCaaaggagcggcttgtcactaaaatgagaaAACAGCTGGTCCACCTCAACAGCCCaccttaaaggtataatatgcaacaatttcctaaaaaacaatgtataggcTGATACAGAAATGATCCTTCTCAATCCCCACTAGAAATGtgtttatattaaatataatgttttcgcttttcttcttattttgctttaccTTTGTGCGTCTGCAAACGGCCTTTGGGCCCCACGTGGGGGTTTAAATACCATCGCTTTGTCATGCCCCTCGGCTTCTGATACCAAGCACAAGCATTATACAGATCGGCACATGTCCCCATTTAGATGCTTTGCGGACGTATTTGACGGATGAGAACGGGTTTGTTACATCGCTGTGAGGTCCcctgttcctctgtctctcctctgctgtgtgcagAGTGCTGCTATCGGTGTGTCAGTTTGAAACCAAGCAGAGAGGACAGCCTGCCTTTCGGCTGcattgatataaaaataatgatataattgacttcaggacatctcagactacatacatgctgaaaatcaaacatttttactgtattaatttagacattgtccaaagtaaaagtccctaggagtgtataattcaactttttcccatggtctagtgttaaaaaagttaataaagaTCACATAAATCTAATATTGATtttgcaatacttgtagaatcggcacccaagtatcataaTAGTATTCAATCGGGagatcgtcccagccctactaacTACAGACAGGTGAGGTAACATCAGTGAAGTAATTTTGGTTTGACTTCATTGGGAATAGGTTGGCCTTTCAGTACAGCCAGAGCATTTTCTACCATCCTCTGCACCATCTTTCTTGTTGTAGTGTAAGTGTTGGTGCCAACGTGGGGGGTGATCAGCACATTAGGAAGGCCAAGGAGAGGATGATCCCTGtacaagatgaagaagaggagttgTTAGGAGCCAGCATGGAGTTGGTTGAGTGTTGGTAAATGTTAAACTCAGCTTCTTTTCACTATTATTATCTAGCTGCCTGCTACGGCTGGAAACATGGTTGATGAGAGCAAAGTTGCgggccagaaaaccaaaacaacaagctAAAAGATCGCAGAGCTGTACAGAGCTGCAGGGTCTCTATAACTActactgacttttttcaaaaaacAGTCTTGAcctcaaaatgaaaacaattgtATCTCATTTGAAATGTATGAATGACACTGACTTTGACCTATAGTAACGTAATTGTACTGTCCTTTTACGCTGTATGTAAGATGCTGAGATCCCTGAATACCTTGTGTGTCAAGGTTCATCTTCATGCAGTCAAAGTGAGAGTGTAACTTTTGCTGCCAATTAACTCAATTTAAAGTACAcagcagtttttttaatttaaagtaaGACTGTAGTAGCAAAACTCCTTAGTGTATTGAACTGAGCAAAGAGTAAGAATGttcttctttcaaaagttaCATAATGTCACTTTAATGAATTGTTAACTGGTTGAAGAGTGTGGTGAGACCTTGGTAATGGTTCAGGGTGAGTCACGTCTAATGCCGCCGCACAAATTGTTCCAGACTGAAGAGCTTTGACTAAAGCATCCTGATCCACAACCTGACCTGAGGCATGAAAAGTACAACATTAGAGTTAACATCGGTGTTTCAGAATAACTTCACAGTAAATTCTTTAACTAAGATTAGTAAAGTCTAGGGAACACATTATCCTTACCTCTGCTGATGTTGACCAGTGTTGCCGTGGGTTTCATGAGGGACAGCTCTCTGTGGCTGATCAGGTCTTTGGTTTCTGGGGTCAGGGTGACCGCCAGCATGACAAAGTCTGACTCTCTCAGCAGGTCGTCTATATTCTCACGGTAACTTGCACCCACCGCCTGCTCATCTTCAACACTCCTGAACAGCACAGAGAAAAGATAAAGCTTAactttggccctgttcagacctggcattaacatgcgtcctgagtgatcggatctcagGTGGACAGTCTGTTCACACCtcgcattagaatgcgtctctgTGAGCAGCTCTCACTTTCCCGCTCTATATGCACATAAACATGTAGTAAACACGTGGTTTATACAGAAGctgttgtgacgtaatattacatgaatgtcagtagtaatatcctacatattcgtgaattcaggtacattttgTTTGCATCAAAATATGAGGTTATTGTAACGGTGGTCCCCAGGGACCTCCGTGCCGCCGGCACCGCTGCCAATGCCAAGCAACAGCTGGgtacagagctccagagagccggggatgagagagagcgagtgggcaagcgggtgtcagctccgtgtgaagcaccggaacaaaaacacagacacatccacatcagtatgataataatgaactTTGCGTGCCTAATCTGATATTCTGTAGATTATGTAGCCtctagataagatatattttaataaaatacagttgtaccgtcAAGATACAGAGCACAAacgccgtttccatgctgcgaggcagacaagcgctcTTAGCCTGcctaataccaggtctgaacggggccaTTGTTTATTCATTGCTTTAAAATATCTGGTTATAGTCGTGTTTACAGAAGTTAGCAAAACGAGCCGTTTTTCCACTTTTGGTTAAAAGTGGATGATATTATGCGAGGCGAGCACAGGATCCAAGCTAAACggctctgtttttgtttttcctattTGCAAGAACTTAGCCTACATGGACCTTTTCTcctatctttatttttttagtatACGTTCAGGAATTATGCCTGAATTTGATATGAATTAGTCTGAAAATGTAGCTTAATGCACTAAGAACTAAGTAAGGAATTtctaaattaatcaaattaagtATTTTGTCAATAAACTTTTACCTCCTTTTCCTGTTGTGATACAGGATCTTCATGTCAAATCCTTTGCCTCTTTGAGCGATTTTGCAGCCAATGCTTCCCATTCCAATAATCCCCAGAGTCGACCCTGTGACTTCAGCTCCCATCAAGCGTTGTGGTATATAAGTGGTGTTGGGGTCAACAGCTATTTGGTGACCTACAGAAAAACAGGACATTCTCTCAGACAAGCTGAATTTTGTTTTATCACCAATGCCACTTTAaggagcattgacttgacttaacTCACCTTCAACGATCTTGCGTGCCGATGCCACAAGCAGACCCATCGCGATATCTGCGGTGGCATCGCTCACAACACCGGGCGTGTTGGTCACCTTCACTCCCAGACTGTTAATGTACGGCACATCCAGGTGGTCGATGCCTACTCCTGCATTTGCGACCACCTTCAGCGAGGGAAGCAAACCGAGCAGCGAAGGCTCGGCTGGAGGGAAAGAGTTCCACATCAATACGGCCTGGATTTTAGGACCGTGCAGCAGAGGGTTTTGAAGGAAGTCTTTGTGGCAGACGAGTTGGAAGTGATGTTTCATTATGTCAGTGACCTCTTCAATGAAACCTTGTTCACCCACCTCTGAGATCAGAGCCCATGGCTTGTTGTTGTCTTCCATTACCTGGAGTTAAAACACAGTTTGACAAGCAGTTAAACACTTGTTTCATCTCATGTCAAAGAGGGGACGGAGCTCTGAAACTGACCTGGGCCCCCTGACTCTCAGGGGCCCAAAGACTCAACACTACAACACATTATAAACTGAAATAATAGAGGCTTTAAACAAAAAGTTTGACTTTttaggaaatatgcttatttgctttctggcggagaattagatgagaagatcgatggctctagcttcatatttaatgttcaGACATTATGACAGAGGACATTACATATGTCACAGTATTACTCACAATTTCCTAGATGGATTCCGCTggttacttaaagggactatttgtaactttcagaaatgcttcttaacagcgacacagCGAcaccctccgcccgcagccgggggcagaggaagacaccggcaaccggtcggtaacgagacagtaacgtttctctctgcggagccccgttacttcccaagacaagggaaacctctgttggtctggaagagctgcagcatttatttctgcacaaacgtcccctgtacattcactagatattctcagagctaaactaactcttctgcagtgtggagtgagcgcgcgttcacatctagaggtggagcgagtacgcgagatcGCGCTGTctgcgagcaggcagaggagacagcggccacacgcgagcgcgcatatgcgacgagcatgtgtgccgacccgctacatttatacgcgtagaaagttacaaacagtccctttaaattcaattttaattATATTGCCCATGTGGAATCGTATTTCTGATCACATATTCTCTGAAGTTGGTGGATTAGAATTTCTATTAGTGTGCAATTataacagtgaaaaaaaaatcatatttgcctTTCTAACTTCAACAAACAAGCTCTGCTTGCATGGTCTttgatatagatagatatatccCGTAAGCACAATTTTTCACTGCAACACTATTTAATATGGAACAACGGAGATACAAAATCAAATCTCTATTTTTAAGAGTGGTTCAATAATGAAGcttcggggatcaataaagtatttctgattctgatttattTCCTGGCCAGAAGGAGGGAGGTTCGTCCAGAAGTGGCCGCTGTATTTTATACCTTGAAGAATGGTGCTTCATCCAGCTGTGAGTTGGACTACGAACGGAGTTCACTCCGTCACAGAGTGGGAGGGTGTAGGGACCGGATTGGAATTGGATCTCATTCACAATCTTTCTATCTCTCTCATGCCGTCATTATAGCTACAACCACTCACTTTCTGCATCATTCTTCAAAGCATCACGGTTCACTTAATGTGGAACTTGAAGTAATTCATTTTAGTTTGTCTATCATGAcgacaaatattatttaaaaaagttcaTGTTCCCGGTTTAGATTTGATAGGTATGGAGACTGGAGccttaattgaatatctttttgataatgtttttgtatttgctgAATTTCTTTCTAAAGCATGGGATAGGAGGAGAAAAGTAGGTACTATAGATAAATTCCTCAGAGTCTTATGCCTTTTGTCATGATTGGCATTTGTGTATGCGTCTTGTGCTTAGGGAGCTGTGTTTGTATATCTGtgactgtttatttgttgtatttccaTTGTGGGAGATATCCTGGAGCATTAGTTGTGGGAGGTTCACGTTTGCGATTATGTCTGGATGatgtttaattttatgtttGGATGATGCCGGTGTACTGTGCTGTTAGTTTATGGTGGTCTAACATGCCAGatcgtttgtttgttttgttgctggTTAATGTGTCTGAATAATCCCATGAGGGATGGGTTATGTAAATGATCGGACAAGAAAGTAAAttagtcattcattcattcattcagtatGTGTTGTGGTTAAATCAGTAACTGCAAGGTTCTCTTATGGTACCTTCATCGCTGTCTCCATCTTTTGGCACTTGTTTCTACAAGTTCTGTTGAATGGGATTTAAAGGACTAGTGTGTAACTCAAATACACTGTAAATTTAATACGTTATATACATTATATCGTTTAATTAGGCAGTTAGAAGCTAGGCGTGTCTCCTCGCCACCAGCTTATACAGTTTTCAGTTGAGTCCCTGACCGAGTTATACCGGTAGGGCTGAGAACCTGACCCTTTAATTGGAGAGCTGGACCAGTACCAATGACTTTGCTGCTTTTTGCTATAATTTACATGTAGATATACATAAATGGCATAAAAGTGTTTCATGTTTATAAATAAGCGTCTAGTAATCAGGTTTAGGCTCTGGTCTGTCATGACCTCTCTATGGTTTCTGGTCCCACGCGACCTCTCTTTTGCACTGTTCTCACTTGACTTGGGTCGATGCAAGCATAACTATAACATGTTTTACTTGTAAACATTTCTCCCATGTCTAATTTTCTATTTCTGCTTAGAAATCCACAGCTGCAGTAAGGTAATGTATTAGGGAgtgttttcttcctctttcttctttctcaCGATGGAGTGTAATTGCCAAAGACTTAGCACTATTCATTTTATCTTGCACCATGAAATAAATCATTGTTCATTtgttcttttaataaaaaagtgtGCTTTAACCTATCTAATTGTAAGTACGACCGTGGCTGTATTCCAAATcacatgctttttctttttactttcagCATCAGCTGCCCTTGTAAAGTACGTACTggtgcatgcagtatgcatacaattgggacatactacttcatcataacattgcactttgagctttgaccctcttgcttatatccgctgcgcagaggattgtgggtcagaatagccagaaaagcatgctggcttgcatacagGAAGATGTACAACATGCAGCACCCTCTGTCCTTGGACCGTAATCATATCCATTATCATCAATTACACATATTAATAAACAATCAATAATAACCAGAGACACCTTTATAGGTCACATATGAACAATGAGAAATTCAGTAGGAACTTAAAACCCTGCCAAAATTGGGAATGGACCGTACAGCACTCACAAGGGTGTTTTCTGTTCGCTCTGCCCTTGACCTAGGAAGAACTACTTGTAGTATGTGgaggattttcaaaataagagcttTTTTTCCTCAAGAACACTGCCACTGCTATTACTGCTAGTCCTACTCCTTCTACTTTTACCACTactaacaatactactactactactactaataataataataataatgatttataTTGTTAGTAGTTTTCAGTGTTTCAAAATAATCCAGGCCTTCCAGaccttccatggcctccgccatttctgacaacgtcaacaagcATGTCACAAGTTGAGTACTCTGAGCTTTCACAAACTTTCCACTtatgaggttgtgaataccacaagagggtgGGGTGTGTTCAAATGGATTCTTCTCGTGAATacagtaaacacgaccccatttgaaggcccCATTGGTTGCACTGAACTGATAAAGTTGCCATAACTAATTCAAATAACTTTAAGTCTGTGTTTCAGTGCAGTATTagtataatttaattttaactAACCATCTCTGGACCATAATTCAGCCCTTAAATCTGACTTGTACGAAACGCTCCATCATCTCTCCCTCCTATCCCACAACTCTATAATGTTACACTCCTCTGACCTTAAGCCCGGCACCCAACACCACATTTTGTATCCTGCATATCCCCCAAAATACTCTCATTATAAACTTTATATTGCAAGTTGGACAATACCTTTTTCTGTTGCATCTGGCGTACAGATCCATGCAGGTTTGCCACTTTAAGAAGCCGTGACTTTTGTGCTGGACCCCACAGTCTCCCAACACACCGAACATAGCAGAGACTTTGCATTCTGGCTGGCAGGCTGTACTGCGGAGTACAGCCTGCCAGCCAGAATGCATGGATGTGTCAAAATGTGCATGCTGTGAAAGTCCACAGGTCAAATTGCCATGAATGAATTATTAACTTGTGGGTCAACATAAAAATCCCAAATGGGTGCTCAGAAAGAAAATGCATCAAATGATGcaaaaatatttgatttatgTACAGTAGTGGTGAAATGGTTGAAATGGTATCCACATTTAATTTGAGCATTTGAGTTCTCACATTCAGCTGGAGCTTGAGGAGATTTTAGTAGAAACTGAAGGTCAAGAGGGAGGGCAAGATGAAGATTACACATTACTGAAAGCAGAGGGCCGTTTATACCGAGTTCATTAAACACTAACCGGGCAGGCAGAAGCTTCAGAGTGGTGATTGCACAAGACTGACCACAGCGATCAATGGTCAAAAAtctccccaccaccacccaaAAAGACCGTACACAACAAAAAAGACCAACTTTTTCAGTCAGTTCTCCTACTATGTTATGAAATGTAAATTGTCAATTGAACATGTAACCACTAGGTGGCAGTACTACATTAAGATGTGTCTGTGTGGCAGCACAGTGACTTCACATGTGTTTGAATGGGCTTATCAGTGATGAAAGTCTTGAAAGCTGTTGCTCAGGCTGTCACAGCCTACACAACCTGCCTGCACTTATTGCTGCTTCTTTTGTGTGGGATGGATGACCCCAACCACCCTTAGTTTTTCCATTTACAGTAGCATATCAGAAGAAGCAGCAGTCGACAGCAACACCGTGTAAGACATTGGTTGCCAACCTTTTGGGCTTGTTAATCTACTTCTTTTGACCCATTAAAGTGAAGAAATATGTGCAGGTTATGGTGTGACATGAGAGTGAGTTAATGTTTCATCAGAAAGGTTTTTACAGGCCTGAAGAGGTAAATTCCTCTAGTAGCTATTTCACAAGAACAAAGCAAGAATTATAGAAAAGTGACCAAAAAATGTTTGTTAGCCCTTTAATCATCTTTTGACAGGTCTTGCGGTGGCCTCTATCTTCAGGTTGgcctttctcacagcagacatttttgacttgtcatagcaggaataTAGCACAGGagttactaataacactaacgGTGGCTTTGTTCTATTAAACTGCTCCATTgagagtgacagtgagccagcatgaacAATATCAGGACCatgaaatcaaagcagctaaaaggaattcagccatcattaatttcattattaacacctgtgttgtgttgtgaaaaaggcctataaGTCAcacagaggtgaagagaaatTTAACATAGCAAACGATTAAAGTATAGCCATATATAGACATGACTATAATATTATTTTGATTTAGCTTAACTTAACATTTCATTCATCATTCCAACTTAAAATACATACATTGTGAGATTTAAAGCTCATTTTAACAGTGATTTACGGAATGtatttggtcttttttattttcatgttgtaAACATTGTGGAAACAGTAATTCTTTAGCAAATTAGTAGAATTAAagtcacattttttatattattttttagatttttagaCAATGAACTTTTGAATGTAGACCCTTTAATTACAGGTTGGTTGAATTAGTGTCAATTTAGAGCGTTTAAGATTCTCAGAAATCTCAATGACGTCACTCAGTGAAGTTTTCACtcaaatgatttgtaaataCAAACAGATGAGAGACTCTGCACAGTCACAAAGTCATCTTTCACACTTTTAAAATGCATCTGCGTCCTACATTTGTTAAAAGTTGGTAATGAGGAGtcagggtcgtgtctagaaggtaacccttgAGTTGGGAAAACTCCCGCGAGAtggatggttaaggttaggcattgacctcgaatggttagtTAAGGTTATGATAGGTCGtagggcagcgagtctcgcaagagtttttgccagatttcgcaatttgtgaGTTATGTTTTAGACACGACCAGGAGTTAGCTTTGAAGTGattgtctatgtgtgtgtgtgtgtgtgtgtgttaaggcaTGTGTGCAATGCAGCTGCAGATCAGCAGCTTACCTGCTTTTCACTGTTACGTAATCTCACCACCTGAATTTAATGAGctcatcttctcctcctctcctcacttcagctcctcatctctccctcttgtcttttcactcctcctcctccacccctgTGTCTGTCGCTCGTCTTCACCTCATCCTCCCATCTCTCCCCTCTGTCATCTGGGCAAACTTTCACCTCCGCACTCTCAACTCCATCTTCTTCTCCATTTAGATTTTTACCAGCACCTCCCACCCTCTCTGACGCCGTCTtttatgtccctccttcatgcgTCTGAGACTGCAACCTCCTTCTTTCTTTTATCTATACTGGCCAGGAGTCAGTAAGGCTTTCATTAAGCCAGTTCAGATCTGCAGACAAGCTCCGGTTCGATCTGCTGCCACGTTCGACAGCAGGTGGCCTTTCAGCAAAGTGCTGACTCACGTGGTAGACACAGCAATTATATCCCTGCTTCATCACAAAGCATTTTGGATATTGTTGACGATGCTCTTCTCTGATCAATGAACAAACAAGGAAGTATGATCCATGTCAAATCAGGAGGTCAAAGGgtgttatttcatattttaatgtaCAATGCATTACACATTTCATCAAGTTCAAAGCACCGTTTTCAATACCACCCCTCCTAATGAACACTTTACATCATGACTCAGTACAACAGAAGTCATTGTGTTGCGTGTCATGGTCTCATGTTGGTTGACAGGTGAGGACTTATACCTGGTGTCCCAGCTGTCTCGGTATACAGCACAGAGGAGACTTGCTGACGTGAGTCCACAGCCTCATCCTGACTCAGCTTATCGGCGCCGCAGAGCTCTTTGAAGTAAAGGTGTAGTTGCCTTTTCACTCTGCCTCCTCTgagaagataaaaataaaactccAAAACAATGCACATGACTTTGTAGGATTTATAAATGGTGTTATACTGTGGTGTCACATCTGATTTCTTGTATTTTCTGTAAAATGCAGTGAAACAAGACAGGGAAAATTCTATATATAACTCTTTTCTACTGTCACCTCCagagacaaaataataaaagtgatcTATAAAGAATCAAATGTCAGAGGTAATATTCACAAACAATTAGCTCATTAAATGGTTCATTAAATTGAACCAGAAACAGAGTCCTATTTGGTGCTTTGTTTAGGTTGCTTGCATTTATCATTTTGGAAATGTAATTTAAGTTGCCCTTTATTTACTTTGTTGGAGCATTTTGGCTTTTTTGCACACGTTGCTGCAATCCTGTGTCCTTTTAAAACTGTAATCAATAGGTGGCACTTCTCCAAgaattaaatatatttccagACCACTATATGTCAGTGGGAGAAGTACTGAGATCTttgacttaaaggaccagtgtgaaCATTGGTCGTGCTGTATTGTGAGATGTGCCTCCATTTCCTTCACTGTGTATTTGCAGCTGTTTTCATGTTTGTGCTAACATCTCGTGGCCAAGTCCTGCTGAACCTCTGAGCGGACATCTGCGGGATTGTTCTCACCGATAAACGGTCAGATGCTGTGCTAAGTTTAAAGAAAAGTGCATTGACTCAGGCTTCCTCCAAGGGTTTTTCCTCTTGGGATGTTCCTGGACAACTTTCCCCTCTGCTCAGTTGCTGCTGTCCTGCAGGAgtacaacagagagagagttcaTACCTGTGTCTCCCTAATGGTTCTGGAGAAGCTTTAACACGCAGCTGTCAGCATGTCCAGGTTGAGAATAAATTCACCTGTTGGGTAATCCAGTCAGCCGGAGCATTAGTCTGCTG
This Sebastes fasciatus isolate fSebFas1 chromosome 17, fSebFas1.pri, whole genome shotgun sequence DNA region includes the following protein-coding sequences:
- the LOC141754998 gene encoding putative 2-ketogluconate reductase isoform X2 — protein: MEDNNKPWALISEVGEQGFIEEVTDIMKHHFQLVCHKDFLQNPLLHGPKIQAVLMWNSFPPAEPSLLGLLPSLKVVANAGVGIDHLDVPYINSLGVKVTNTPGVVSDATADIAMGLLVASARKIVEGHQIAVDPNTTYIPQRLMGAEVTGSTLGIIGMGSIGCKIAQRGKGFDMKILYHNRKRRSVEDEQAVGASYRENIDDLLRESDFVMLAVTLTPETKDLISHRELSLMKPTATLVNISRGQVVDQDALVKALQSGTICAAALDVTHPEPLPRDHPLLGLPNVLITPHVGTNTYTTTRKMVQRMVENALAVLKGQPIPNEVKPKLLH
- the LOC141754998 gene encoding putative 2-ketogluconate reductase isoform X1, translated to MQSLCYVRCVGRLWGPAQKSRLLKVANLHGSVRQMQQKKVMEDNNKPWALISEVGEQGFIEEVTDIMKHHFQLVCHKDFLQNPLLHGPKIQAVLMWNSFPPAEPSLLGLLPSLKVVANAGVGIDHLDVPYINSLGVKVTNTPGVVSDATADIAMGLLVASARKIVEGHQIAVDPNTTYIPQRLMGAEVTGSTLGIIGMGSIGCKIAQRGKGFDMKILYHNRKRRSVEDEQAVGASYRENIDDLLRESDFVMLAVTLTPETKDLISHRELSLMKPTATLVNISRGQVVDQDALVKALQSGTICAAALDVTHPEPLPRDHPLLGLPNVLITPHVGTNTYTTTRKMVQRMVENALAVLKGQPIPNEVKPKLLH